The Candidatus Deferrimicrobiaceae bacterium genome includes the window GGAAATGAACGCCGTGCGGAACCGCCTTGTGGAGGAAACCGGGGAGGACATCTCCTACCGGATCAACCAGGCCCGTCTCGCCTGGATCGATTCTTTCCTCTCCGAACTGGGGGAGGAACCGGGCGCGAGGCAGGGAAGGGACTGGGCGCACATGTTCGGGACATACTCCATGCACCCCCTTTTCGGCATTCCGATCCTTTTCCTCGTCCTGGTTCTGGCGTACGAGTTCGTCGGAGTCTTCGGGGCGGGCTTCCTCGTAGACCTTTTGGAAGGGGGCCTGTTCGGGAAATGGGTCGTGCCCGCGACCGCCTGGGCGGTGGAGAGGACGATCCCCTGGGCGATTCTCCGGGACTTGCTCGTGGGACCCTACGGGATCATCTCCATGGCGCTCTCCTACGCGATCGCCATCGTTCTGCCGATCGTGGGGACATTCTTCCTCGGGTTCGGGATCCTGGAAGACTCCGGCTACCTGCCCCGCCTCGCGGTCATGGTGGACCGGATCTTCAAAAAGATCGGCTGCAACGGCAAGGCGGTCCTCCCCATGATCCTGGGGCTCGGCTGCGACACGATGGCCACGCTTACGACCCGGATCCTGGAGACCCGGAAGGAACGACTGATCGTGACCCTTCTTCTCGCTCTCGGCATCCCGTGCTCCGCCCAGCTCGGAGTCATTCTCGGGATGCTCTCGGACATCGGGCCCGTCGCGACCGTGACGTGGGTGGGGATCATCGTGGGGGTGATCCTCGCGGTGGGATATCTGGCCTCCAAGGTCATCCCGGGGGAGTCCTCCGATTTCATCCTCGAGATTCCTCCGATCCGGATGCCGCAGATGGGAAACCTCGCGATCAAGACGATGGCCCGCATCGAGTGGTACCTCCGGGAGGCCGTACCCCTCTTTGTGATCGGGACCTTCATCCTATTCGTCGCGGACCGCCTGGGGTGGCTCCTGTGGATGCAGAAGGTTGCGGAGCCGATCGTCGTCGGGATGCTGGACCTGCCTCCCAAGACCACCGAGGCGTTCCTGATCGGATTTTTACGGAGGGATTACGGAGCGGCGGGGCTTTTCGACATGGCGCGCGCTGGGCTTCTGACCCATCTCCAGGTGGTCGTGAGCCTCGTCACGATCACTCTCTTCATCCCCTGCCTCGCGAATTTTCTCGTCATCATCAAGGAACAGGGATCGAAGGTGGCGGCGGGGATGGCCCTGTTCATCTTCCCGTTTGCCGTGCTGGTCGGCGCAGCGGTCAATTTCGCCTCCCGGTTCCTGGGCATCCGGTTTTAGGGGGGGGAGATTTCTTGAAAATCCGTTGCCCTCTTTGCCAATATGAGATAGACACGGAAGAGCGCGGGTGCCGTACCGGGTGCCCCCTGGGGAAAGGCTGCTCCCTCGTGTGCTGCCCCCGATGCCATTACTCGTTCCCCGTGCCCGAGTCGAAGGTGGTGAATTTCGTTCGATCCCTGCTTGCGAAAGGATCCCGAAGATGACCGAATACGCGCAGGACGAAATCCTCGAACTCGTGTGGACCCTCCGCGAGGAAGGGAGGGCGACCCGGTCCCAGCTCCTCCGGAGGACGGAAGAGGACCAGCCGGAGAAGCTCATCGAGGACCTCGCCGCCGCGGGCCTGGTGGAAGCGTCGGGCGACGACGTCAGACTCACCAAGCCGGGGGAAGAGCGGGCGCGGGTGATCATACGGAGGCACCGCCTGGCGGAGGTGCTGCTCAACAACCTGTTCGACCTCGACAACAGCCAGGTCGAGAGCAGCGCCTGCAAGTTCGAACACATCCTCACGAAAGCCGTGACGGAAAGCGTCTGCACCTTCCTGGGGCACCCGCCCGTGTGCCCCCACGGAAGGCCGATCCCCCGGGGGGAATGCTGCGACAAGATCCGCACCGAGATCAAGCCGCTCGTGACCCGGTTGTCGGACGCGATCCTGAGCGAGGAAGTCCGAATCGTGTTCATCACCCCGAAGTCCCGGAAACGTCTCGATAAACTGAGCTCTCTCGGGATCGTCCCCGGCAGCCGGATCCGCCTCCTCCAGAAGAATCCCTCCTTCGTGCTGGAAATCGGGGAGACGACCGTTGCCGTCGACAAGGACATCACCGATGAAATTTACGTCAAGCGCACGTAGGCCGATTGCCCTCTTCCTGTCCCTGATTTTTTTCGCAAGCGCAGGAGGTGTGCCTCCGGCGATGGGGGAATCGACCGCCGAGCCCTGTATTCTGCTCAAGGTTTCCGTGGCCTCGATCCCTCAAGACGTTGCAAAAACGGAACTGGGCGCGGTGCAACTCATTTTGGAGAAGGAGTTGCGCGTACGGTGGCTGCCGCCGGGACCTCCCGGGGGCGGCGTGACCGTATCGGCGGACGCGTTTCCGGTTGCCGACGGCAAGGCCCTCGAGAGGATCGCGGCGAAGCTTGCCGAAGCGGCTCGCCTCATGGACAGGATGGAGACGAAGGAGGCGGCCGAACAGCTTGCCGATGCGGAAATTTTAGCCCGCTCTTTCCGGTTCGGAGAAACCACGAGACCGTATCTCGCGGAGGTGTTCCTCCGAAGGGGACTCCTCTCCCTGTGGGAGGGGAATGCGGGAAAAGCCGAAGAGATGCTGGCGCGATCCCGGGTTCTCCGCCCCGAATTCGATCCGGACCCTGCGATCTTTTCCCCCCTGTTCCTCGAAGCCTGGAGCCGGTCCGGGAAGCGTGTCCCCCCGCAGGCCGAACTCCTCGTGACCTCCCTCCCCTCGGGGGCGAGGATCGTTCTTGACGGCAAGGAGGCGGGGAGGACGCCGGGCCGCGTCCCTGTCGCCGCATGGGGTCCCGTTTCGATCGCGGTGTTCGCGGAAGGGTACCAGCCGGGCGAACGAACGGGACAGTGGCTTCCGGGCGATTCCGAGGCTCTGGAATTTTCCCTCGTCCCCGACGGGAATGCCGTCCTGGCGGAACTCCTCGCCTCTTCCCCCGACGGAAAAGAGGCGGGCCCCCTGCTTTCCCGAATGATGGCGGAATCGGGGGCGAGAAGAGTTGCCCTCCTCCTGCTCGAGGAGGGGAGGGGAGGGCTCGTTTTGCGCGTCCTCTCTCTGGCACAGGGAGAGGAGGTTCCGAAAACGCTGGGGACGGTTGCGTGGGGCGAAGGAGATCAGGGATACGTGCCGGTCGCGGCATCCGCGACGGAATTGCTTGCGGGGGCAGGCTGGCCGGTACGGGGGGAATCGGACACGGCGGGGTCTTCCTGGTACCGGAAATGGTGGATCTGGACGCTGCTGGGAGTGGCTGTCGCGGGGGTTGCGGCCGCCGGCAGCGGGGGAGGCGGAGGAGGCGGTACCTCGTCCGGCTCGACGGGAACGATCGGGGTGGATTTCTAGTGCAGCGCCCCGTGCGCGGAATGGCCGCCTGTCCCGGGCGATCCCGGCGGCGGATCGGTGCGGCAGACCATTTGCGGGACGCTGCACTGGATGGGAGGGCCGCGCCGGTGAAACCGCTGCCCGACGGGGCGACGATCGGAGTCATCGGCGCCGGTCCGGCAGGCACTTTCTTCGCGCTTCATTTTCTCAAACTTCTCCGGGAATCGGGACGAACCGCCAGGATCATTCTGTTCGACCGGAAAACGTTCGAATCCTCGGGACCATCGGGCTGCAACATGTGCGCTGGTGCGATCGGCGGCGAGATGGTGAAAAAGATCGAACGTCTCGGGTTGACTTTGGATGAACGGGTCGTCCGGCGGATTGCCGACGGGTACGAGATTCACGGAAGGGACATATCGGTGAACATTTTGAACCCGGAGCGCGGGGAAATCTACACCGTTTTCCGGGGCGCAGGACCGGTCGTTTCCCCGGAGGGTCGGAAAAGCTTCGACCAGTACCTGCTCGACTCGGCGGTTGCCTGGGGAGCGGAGTTCGTCCACGAACGCGTGGAGAGTTTCGACCGGACCGCCCGGGGATTCCGGCTGGGGACGGACGCAGGGCAAACCCGGGAGTTCGATTTTCTGGTCGGGGCTTTTGGGGTAAACACCGCGTTCACGAGGAAGCTCGCTTCGGGATACGATCCCCCGCGCACGTGGCACACCGTCCAGGCCGAATTGCCGGCGGACAACGAGTTCATCGTGGAGAGGCTCAAGAACCGGATCCATATCCTTCCCGCCCGGGGCAGGGCGATCCGTTTCCTCGCGATTACGCCGAAGGACAACTTCCTCACGCTGACGGGAATCGGCGAGCACGTCCGGATCGCGGATCTCGAGCGGGAACGAACGGAAAATCCGGTTTTTTCC containing:
- the feoB gene encoding ferrous iron transport protein B, which gives rise to MRKSLVVPPKVAGKVILVGNPNVGKSVIFGHLTGRYVTVSNYPGTTVEVSRGKTRERGKSLEVIDTPGVYSLLPMSEDERVTRDILMREPGAVVLQVCDAKNMRRSLLITIQLAEMGVPLVIDVNMADEARNRGVMPKLEGLEGRFGVPAVPTVAVRKKGVDRIKPLLENASPSSFRLDYGGSNERAISRIELLLPDATPVGKRSLAIMLLCGDDSLAPWLAENVSAEEIREMNAVRNRLVEETGEDISYRINQARLAWIDSFLSELGEEPGARQGRDWAHMFGTYSMHPLFGIPILFLVLVLAYEFVGVFGAGFLVDLLEGGLFGKWVVPATAWAVERTIPWAILRDLLVGPYGIISMALSYAIAIVLPIVGTFFLGFGILEDSGYLPRLAVMVDRIFKKIGCNGKAVLPMILGLGCDTMATLTTRILETRKERLIVTLLLALGIPCSAQLGVILGMLSDIGPVATVTWVGIIVGVILAVGYLASKVIPGESSDFILEIPPIRMPQMGNLAIKTMARIEWYLREAVPLFVIGTFILFVADRLGWLLWMQKVAEPIVVGMLDLPPKTTEAFLIGFLRRDYGAAGLFDMARAGLLTHLQVVVSLVTITLFIPCLANFLVIIKEQGSKVAAGMALFIFPFAVLVGAAVNFASRFLGIRF
- a CDS encoding metal-dependent transcriptional regulator, producing the protein MTEYAQDEILELVWTLREEGRATRSQLLRRTEEDQPEKLIEDLAAAGLVEASGDDVRLTKPGEERARVIIRRHRLAEVLLNNLFDLDNSQVESSACKFEHILTKAVTESVCTFLGHPPVCPHGRPIPRGECCDKIRTEIKPLVTRLSDAILSEEVRIVFITPKSRKRLDKLSSLGIVPGSRIRLLQKNPSFVLEIGETTVAVDKDITDEIYVKRT
- a CDS encoding PEGA domain-containing protein codes for the protein MGESTAEPCILLKVSVASIPQDVAKTELGAVQLILEKELRVRWLPPGPPGGGVTVSADAFPVADGKALERIAAKLAEAARLMDRMETKEAAEQLADAEILARSFRFGETTRPYLAEVFLRRGLLSLWEGNAGKAEEMLARSRVLRPEFDPDPAIFSPLFLEAWSRSGKRVPPQAELLVTSLPSGARIVLDGKEAGRTPGRVPVAAWGPVSIAVFAEGYQPGERTGQWLPGDSEALEFSLVPDGNAVLAELLASSPDGKEAGPLLSRMMAESGARRVALLLLEEGRGGLVLRVLSLAQGEEVPKTLGTVAWGEGDQGYVPVAASATELLAGAGWPVRGESDTAGSSWYRKWWIWTLLGVAVAGVAAAGSGGGGGGGTSSGSTGTIGVDF